From one Gracilibacillus salinarum genomic stretch:
- a CDS encoding ClpP family protease: MNEKQSPNEKESTSSSLVEKIQQLGQSSVPNAPDSNIHVLSIIGQVEGHVQLPPQNKTTKYEHLIPQIVAIEQNPKIEGLVVILNTVGGDVEAGLALSEMIASISKPTVSVVLGGGHSIGVPIAVATDYSFIAPSATMTIHPIRLTGLVIGVPQTFEYIDKMQERVIQFVTSHSNIKEEKFKDLMFDKGNLTRDIGTNVVGADAVEYGLINEVGGISGAMSKLNELIEQNKQSQEMIQ; encoded by the coding sequence ATGAACGAAAAACAATCACCGAATGAAAAAGAATCAACATCCTCCTCACTTGTGGAAAAAATCCAGCAGCTTGGTCAATCTTCGGTTCCCAATGCGCCGGACTCGAATATTCATGTATTATCCATCATCGGTCAAGTCGAAGGACATGTGCAATTACCACCGCAAAACAAAACAACTAAATATGAGCATCTAATCCCTCAAATCGTTGCGATTGAACAAAATCCCAAAATTGAAGGATTAGTAGTCATTCTTAATACAGTAGGTGGCGATGTGGAAGCAGGCTTAGCCTTATCGGAAATGATTGCATCCATATCTAAGCCAACTGTCTCAGTCGTGTTAGGTGGAGGGCATTCCATCGGTGTTCCAATTGCAGTGGCGACGGATTATTCTTTTATCGCACCATCTGCAACGATGACCATTCATCCGATCCGTTTAACGGGGCTGGTAATTGGTGTGCCGCAAACATTTGAATACATTGATAAAATGCAGGAACGTGTTATCCAATTTGTTACAAGTCACTCTAATATTAAAGAGGAAAAATTTAAGGATCTCATGTTCGATAAAGGTAATTTAACCAGAGATATTGGTACAAATGTCGTTGGAGCAGATGCCGTGGAATATGGATTAATAAACGAAGTCGGTGGTATTAGCGGTGCAATGTCCAAATTAAATGAATTAATTGAGCAAAATAAACAGTCACAGGAGATGATCCAGTGA
- the asd gene encoding aspartate-semialdehyde dehydrogenase, whose translation MTTEQQYNVAVVGATGAVGVKMLETLEQKNFPIKELLLLSSKRSAGKQVEYKGNTYTVQEATPESFEGVDIALFSAGGSVSKKLAPEAVKRGAVVVDNTSAYRMDPEVPLVVPEVNEGDIQQHNGIIANPNCSTIQMVAALKPVQEQFGLSRVIVSTYQAVSGAGNEAVDELRNQAKSFLEGEEMQADLLPVSGEKKHYPIAFNALPQIDVFQENGYTFEEMKMINETKKIMHDDGIQVAATCVRLPFFTSHAESVYVEVNNEGVTAEQLKEAIKNADGIVLEDDPENQVYPTPLEAAGKSDVFVGRIRKDLDNEKGFHLWVVSDNLLKGAAWNSVQIAESLIKNNWLSK comes from the coding sequence ATGACAACAGAACAACAATATAATGTAGCGGTGGTTGGAGCTACCGGTGCAGTAGGTGTAAAAATGTTAGAAACATTGGAGCAAAAGAACTTTCCTATTAAAGAATTACTTTTATTATCCTCCAAACGTTCTGCTGGAAAACAGGTAGAATATAAAGGGAATACGTATACAGTGCAGGAAGCAACACCTGAAAGCTTTGAAGGTGTAGATATTGCACTATTTTCTGCTGGGGGATCCGTATCTAAGAAACTAGCACCGGAAGCGGTAAAACGTGGAGCAGTAGTAGTAGATAATACGAGTGCTTACCGTATGGATCCTGAAGTACCATTAGTAGTACCGGAAGTCAACGAAGGTGATATCCAACAGCATAATGGAATTATTGCCAATCCGAATTGTTCAACAATCCAGATGGTGGCAGCATTAAAACCAGTTCAAGAACAATTTGGTTTATCCAGAGTGATTGTTTCCACTTATCAGGCTGTATCTGGTGCTGGGAACGAAGCAGTTGATGAACTTCGTAATCAGGCAAAATCTTTCTTAGAGGGCGAAGAAATGCAAGCGGATCTGTTACCAGTATCTGGTGAAAAGAAACATTATCCGATTGCGTTTAACGCTTTACCACAGATTGATGTTTTTCAAGAGAACGGCTATACTTTCGAAGAAATGAAAATGATCAATGAAACGAAAAAGATCATGCATGATGACGGCATTCAAGTGGCTGCTACCTGTGTACGTTTACCATTTTTTACTTCACATGCAGAAAGTGTCTATGTAGAAGTGAACAATGAAGGTGTGACAGCAGAACAATTAAAAGAAGCAATTAAGAATGCAGATGGCATCGTACTAGAAGATGATCCGGAAAATCAAGTTTATCCTACGCCATTGGAGGCAGCAGGTAAAAGTGATGTATTTGTTGGCCGTATCCGTAAAGACTTAGATAATGAGAAAGGATTCCATTTATGGGTTGTATCTGATAACTTATTAAAGGGTGCTGCCTGGAATTCTGTACAAATCGCTGAGTCTCTAATTAAAAATAACTGGCTAAGTAAGTAA
- the yfmH gene encoding EF-P 5-aminopentanol modification-associated protein YfmH, producing the protein MKHKQYQQIAESIYQETLPNGLRVFILPKKEMAKTFAIFTTDYGSIDQSFVPLNQQDIQTVPDGIAHFLEHKLFEKEDRDVFQDFSKLGASANAFTSFTKTAYLFSATSKIKENLTTLIDFVQDPYFSEQSVEKEKGIIGQEINMYDDQPDWRAFFGTIKSLYHKHPVQIDIAGTIESIADITKDDLYTCYHTFYHPSNMVLFVAGNVDAEETMTLIKNNQDQKTFAAPSPITRKFPDEPVAVAEKEQTIHMPVAVPKALVGIKEAIIPKEPKAFMKKEWMMDIVMDYLFSRSGTAYERLYNEGLIDQSFSSESHLERNFGFSIIGGNSKNPDKLAEFIKDELLQLSSNPIDQQGFERIKKKKIGQLLRAMNSLEFIANQYSHYQLLGIDFFESVEWLEQLTYEETVEFTKNWIDDAQLSTCFVKPNE; encoded by the coding sequence ATGAAGCATAAACAGTATCAGCAAATTGCCGAATCCATTTATCAAGAAACTTTACCGAATGGATTGCGTGTTTTTATCTTGCCAAAGAAGGAAATGGCAAAGACTTTCGCAATCTTTACGACCGATTATGGCTCTATAGATCAAAGCTTCGTACCGTTGAATCAACAGGATATTCAAACAGTACCTGACGGAATCGCACACTTTCTGGAGCATAAATTATTTGAAAAAGAAGACCGCGATGTGTTTCAAGACTTTTCAAAGCTCGGTGCATCGGCTAATGCATTTACTTCTTTTACGAAAACGGCTTATTTATTTTCCGCTACTTCAAAGATAAAGGAAAATTTAACAACATTAATTGACTTTGTTCAAGATCCTTATTTTTCTGAACAGTCGGTTGAGAAGGAAAAAGGCATTATCGGACAGGAAATTAATATGTATGATGACCAGCCAGACTGGCGTGCCTTCTTCGGTACAATCAAAAGCTTGTATCATAAACATCCTGTTCAAATTGACATCGCAGGTACAATTGAATCGATTGCAGACATAACAAAAGATGATTTGTATACTTGTTACCATACATTTTATCACCCGAGTAACATGGTGTTATTCGTAGCGGGTAATGTGGATGCAGAAGAGACCATGACCTTGATTAAAAACAACCAGGACCAAAAGACGTTTGCTGCGCCAAGCCCGATTACGAGAAAATTTCCTGATGAGCCTGTTGCGGTTGCGGAGAAAGAACAAACGATTCATATGCCAGTAGCCGTTCCGAAAGCTCTAGTCGGAATTAAAGAGGCCATTATTCCGAAAGAGCCTAAAGCCTTTATGAAAAAAGAGTGGATGATGGATATCGTGATGGATTATTTATTTTCTAGAAGTGGAACAGCATATGAGCGATTATACAATGAAGGTTTAATTGACCAATCATTCAGCAGTGAATCGCATTTGGAGCGTAATTTTGGATTTAGCATCATCGGTGGAAATTCGAAGAACCCGGATAAATTGGCAGAGTTCATAAAAGATGAATTGCTGCAGTTGTCAAGCAATCCCATTGACCAGCAAGGTTTTGAACGGATTAAAAAGAAAAAGATCGGTCAATTATTACGGGCAATGAATTCTTTGGAATTTATTGCTAATCAATACTCCCATTATCAATTGTTAGGGATCGACTTTTTTGAAAGTGTCGAATGGCTGGAACAATTAACCTATGAAGAAACGGTCGAATTCACAAAAAATTGGATTGATGACGCACAACTTTCCACTTGCTTTGTGAAACCGAACGAATAG
- the dapG gene encoding aspartate kinase — MRVLVQKFGGTSVKDKTMREHAVHHIEDALREGFKVVVVVSAMGRFPDPYATDSLLSLIDGNDTSLSNKEKDLLLSCGETISATVFSHELLKRNINAVGITGGEAGIITTDTFTNAQIKTVESNHLFQLLTDHQVVVVAGFQGRTENHEVTTIGRGGSDTSATALGAALDAEYVDIFTDVNGIMTADPRVVTNAKRLDAISYTEICNLAYQGAKVIHPRAVEIAMQANVPIRVRSTMLRDKGTLITNLSDSEYPGSVQDRLVTGIAYVNHITQIKIKELKEPQQIHVKVFKAMAEAGISVDFINISPNGVIYTIFERDEILAKKVLESLGLQPEFNKDCAKVSLVGAGMSGVPGVTSKIVQTLTNKDIPILQSADSHRTIWVLIQSKHLENALNALHVAFDLEN; from the coding sequence ATGCGGGTATTGGTTCAAAAATTCGGTGGAACATCAGTAAAAGATAAAACAATGCGGGAACATGCCGTACATCATATTGAGGACGCATTACGAGAAGGCTTTAAAGTCGTAGTTGTTGTGTCAGCAATGGGACGTTTTCCAGACCCATATGCGACTGATTCATTATTATCCTTAATTGATGGAAATGACACTTCGTTAAGCAATAAAGAAAAGGATTTACTTTTGTCTTGTGGGGAGACCATCTCTGCCACGGTATTCTCGCATGAACTATTAAAACGAAACATTAATGCAGTAGGTATTACTGGTGGTGAAGCTGGAATCATCACGACAGACACTTTTACAAATGCCCAAATTAAAACGGTCGAATCCAATCATCTCTTTCAATTGTTGACTGATCATCAGGTAGTTGTCGTAGCCGGTTTTCAGGGAAGAACAGAGAACCATGAAGTGACAACCATTGGCAGGGGAGGTAGTGATACCTCTGCCACTGCATTGGGGGCAGCACTTGATGCGGAGTATGTTGATATTTTTACCGATGTAAATGGGATTATGACAGCTGATCCGCGTGTAGTTACAAACGCAAAAAGATTAGATGCTATTTCCTATACAGAAATTTGCAACCTGGCATATCAAGGTGCTAAAGTAATTCATCCGCGTGCTGTCGAAATTGCGATGCAAGCGAATGTGCCAATCCGGGTTCGTTCCACCATGCTTAGAGATAAAGGAACATTAATTACAAACCTGTCAGATTCCGAATATCCTGGTAGTGTACAGGATCGGCTTGTTACGGGTATTGCCTATGTTAATCATATTACGCAGATTAAGATAAAAGAATTAAAAGAACCACAACAAATTCATGTCAAAGTTTTTAAAGCAATGGCTGAAGCTGGTATATCGGTTGACTTTATCAATATTTCACCAAATGGTGTAATTTATACGATTTTTGAACGGGACGAAATACTTGCCAAAAAAGTTCTGGAGTCTCTCGGTTTACAGCCGGAGTTCAATAAAGACTGTGCCAAAGTATCTCTGGTAGGTGCAGGGATGTCAGGTGTACCTGGTGTCACGTCAAAAATTGTTCAAACGTTGACAAATAAAGATATTCCAATTTTGCAATCAGCCGATAGTCATCGGACTATTTGGGTGCTCATCCAAAGTAAACATTTGGAAAACGCCTTAAATGCATTGCATGTGGCATTTGATTTAGAAAATTAA
- a CDS encoding DUF3243 domain-containing protein, translating into MSVIDNFDSWKDFLGDRLHDAQNNGISNAAISELAYDIGSYLSTEVQAKNDQEKMLRDLWNAADQKEQHAIANIMVKLVQNEGSK; encoded by the coding sequence ATGTCTGTTATTGATAATTTTGATTCATGGAAAGACTTTCTAGGTGATCGTTTGCATGATGCACAAAATAATGGTATCAGTAATGCTGCTATTTCAGAACTTGCCTATGATATTGGGAGCTATTTATCAACAGAAGTGCAAGCGAAAAACGATCAGGAAAAAATGCTGCGTGACCTATGGAATGCGGCGGATCAAAAAGAACAGCATGCCATTGCTAACATTATGGTAAAGCTTGTTCAAAACGAAGGTTCAAAATAA
- the dapA gene encoding 4-hydroxy-tetrahydrodipicolinate synthase, with the protein MDFGRMLTAMVTPFDKHNQIDFNITTQLVEHLIASGTDGLVVAGTTGESPTLSHQEKIDLFKHVIKVVDGRVPIIAGTGSNNTQASIELTKEAEQLGVNGALIVTPYYNKPNQEGLYQHFAAIADQTKLPIMLYNIPSRAVVRLNVETVVALSQIDNIVSVKDSTGDLDSIASILNQVDEDFTVYSGDDSLTLPIQSIGGTGIVSVSSHIIGKEMKEMITLYEQGNVKEAAQLHRQLLPIMRALFMAPSPSPVKSALKYKDIDVGSVRLPLVPLSPFEEQNLFRVLDSVQ; encoded by the coding sequence ATGGATTTCGGAAGAATGTTAACCGCAATGGTGACCCCTTTTGATAAGCATAATCAAATTGATTTTAATATAACGACACAATTAGTGGAACATTTAATTGCGTCTGGTACGGATGGTCTTGTTGTCGCCGGAACTACAGGGGAATCCCCAACATTAAGCCACCAGGAAAAAATAGACTTGTTTAAACATGTCATTAAGGTCGTGGATGGTCGTGTACCGATTATTGCAGGTACCGGGAGCAATAATACACAGGCCTCGATTGAATTAACGAAAGAGGCAGAGCAATTAGGAGTAAACGGAGCGTTAATAGTAACACCTTACTATAACAAACCAAATCAGGAAGGATTGTATCAGCATTTTGCAGCGATTGCCGATCAAACCAAGCTGCCAATTATGCTTTATAACATTCCTTCACGAGCGGTTGTGCGACTGAACGTGGAGACGGTCGTTGCGCTTTCTCAAATAGATAATATTGTTTCTGTAAAGGATTCGACAGGTGATCTAGACAGTATCGCGTCTATTCTCAATCAAGTAGATGAAGACTTTACTGTCTACAGTGGCGATGATTCGTTAACACTGCCAATTCAATCAATCGGTGGAACAGGAATCGTATCTGTTTCTTCTCACATAATTGGGAAAGAAATGAAAGAGATGATTACGTTATATGAGCAAGGCAACGTAAAAGAAGCCGCTCAGCTTCACCGTCAATTGTTACCGATTATGCGTGCATTGTTCATGGCACCATCTCCTTCACCAGTCAAATCGGCTTTGAAATATAAAGATATTGATGTAGGTTCTGTTCGTTTGCCGTTAGTTCCTCTTTCGCCATTCGAGGAGCAGAATTTGTTCAGGGTTCTTGACTCTGTACAATAA
- a CDS encoding GntR family transcriptional regulator — protein MISNLNSGSAITVVQHIKKLIEDGYYKEKEKLPTEYELAKDLGVPRKEIQKAVAILEEENILIRRPGVGVFVHAQPILSSGIEQLGSVTEMIKQSGKKPGVQYISAELTEPTDEDKRRFDPVEIEKFAQLERVRTADGEPVVYCIDRIDHQILPLEQIQREESIFQALKTCAKKEIDYAIAYIEPIGYHERISPILNCEPDQALLLLRQMHYTKDNEPVLYSANFFRADVFSFYVLRKRM, from the coding sequence ATGATATCTAATTTAAATTCCGGTTCAGCAATTACTGTCGTACAGCATATTAAGAAGCTGATTGAAGATGGTTACTACAAAGAGAAAGAAAAATTACCAACAGAGTATGAATTAGCAAAAGATTTAGGTGTACCAAGAAAAGAAATACAGAAGGCTGTAGCGATATTAGAAGAAGAAAATATTCTTATTCGCCGGCCGGGAGTCGGTGTGTTTGTTCATGCTCAGCCAATTCTTTCCTCCGGGATTGAACAGCTGGGCAGTGTGACAGAAATGATTAAACAATCTGGTAAAAAGCCTGGTGTACAGTATATATCTGCTGAGCTTACCGAGCCGACAGATGAGGATAAGCGACGATTCGATCCTGTAGAAATTGAAAAATTTGCTCAACTGGAACGAGTCAGGACGGCTGACGGGGAGCCTGTGGTCTATTGTATCGACAGGATAGACCATCAAATTTTACCATTAGAACAAATTCAGCGGGAGGAATCTATCTTTCAGGCACTAAAGACATGTGCAAAGAAAGAAATTGATTATGCCATCGCTTATATTGAGCCTATTGGTTACCATGAACGAATCTCACCAATACTAAACTGCGAACCAGATCAAGCGCTGTTACTTTTGAGACAGATGCATTACACAAAGGATAATGAACCTGTTTTATATTCTGCTAACTTCTTTAGAGCGGATGTATTTAGTTTTTATGTTTTACGAAAAAGAATGTAG
- a CDS encoding FtsK/SpoIIIE family DNA translocase translates to MAKRKKRKKKQSLKANIKKELIGLLFIFLAILGSGASLIDEGAVSSLLENTFRFFFGTWYFIVPLFFLFLGLYVMIKRIWPELKTRKWVGTFLILTGLLLWTHTSTVFPENNSSIIGTSFTYYTEYLQGQRSEAYLGGGMYAAVLFAISYFLFAKAGAYILAFFSMIIGVVIFSNLSLGDVFAKGFQRLRVSLVNNKERLSDWSSKQKQQKLEKKDQESPKEDEQQQHTEEDMPAIAYAQDELEVIEPEPPSVPDSEPDQDNNNKQNVDAHEEQWSTSSTSEDLPTTEFENQDYQLPTMNILELPKNFGKQQDKTYIQRVVRKLEKTFQSFGVKARVTKVHVGPSVTKYEVYPEAGVKVSKIVNLHDDLALALAAKDIRIEAPIPGKSAVGIEVPNEETAMVTLREVLESKKNQVQNKLGFALGKDIAGDAVIAELNKMPHILVAGATGSGKSVCINGIITSILMRAKPHEVKMMMIDPKKVELNVYNGIPHLLTPVVTDPKKASRALKKVVSEMERRYDLFSETGTRNIEGYNEYVKRYNAEQEEQQPQLPYIVVIVDELADLMMVASNEVEDAITRLAQMARAAGIHLIIATQRPSVDVITGVIKANIPSRIAFSVSSQTDSRTILDSGGAEKLLGRGDMLFIPVGLSKPVRIQGAFLSDDEVERVVDHCVEQQKAQYQDEMIPEEETEVMQEVDDDVYDDAVQLVLEMQSASVSMLQRRFRIGYTRAARLIDAMEDRGIVGPYEGSKPRTVLQSQPAEDQPTHST, encoded by the coding sequence ATGGCTAAACGAAAAAAAAGGAAAAAAAAGCAATCGTTAAAAGCTAATATAAAAAAAGAGTTGATCGGTCTCTTATTTATTTTCCTAGCTATATTAGGCAGTGGTGCATCGCTGATTGATGAAGGGGCCGTTTCCTCTTTATTAGAAAACACCTTTCGTTTTTTCTTTGGAACCTGGTATTTTATAGTACCGCTGTTTTTCTTATTTTTAGGTTTATATGTGATGATTAAACGAATATGGCCCGAGCTTAAAACGAGGAAATGGGTGGGAACATTTCTAATACTGACAGGTCTGTTACTTTGGACACATACTTCAACAGTATTCCCTGAGAATAATTCATCGATCATCGGTACGTCCTTTACGTATTACACGGAATATTTGCAGGGACAGAGAAGTGAGGCATATTTAGGTGGAGGAATGTATGCTGCTGTTTTATTTGCAATCAGTTATTTCTTGTTTGCTAAAGCTGGCGCATATATATTAGCGTTTTTCTCCATGATTATCGGTGTCGTTATTTTCTCTAACCTCTCTTTGGGCGATGTTTTTGCAAAGGGTTTTCAAAGATTACGAGTCAGCTTGGTAAACAACAAAGAACGACTTTCTGATTGGTCAAGTAAACAGAAACAGCAAAAACTTGAAAAGAAAGATCAGGAATCTCCGAAAGAAGATGAACAACAACAGCACACAGAAGAAGATATGCCAGCCATCGCCTATGCGCAAGATGAACTGGAAGTAATCGAACCGGAACCGCCTAGCGTCCCAGATTCTGAACCGGATCAAGACAATAATAACAAACAGAATGTAGATGCACATGAAGAACAGTGGAGCACATCCTCGACATCGGAGGATTTACCAACAACGGAATTTGAGAATCAGGATTATCAGTTACCGACTATGAATATATTGGAGCTTCCGAAAAACTTTGGAAAACAACAAGATAAAACCTATATCCAACGAGTTGTCCGCAAACTAGAAAAAACATTCCAAAGTTTCGGAGTTAAAGCACGCGTAACAAAAGTACATGTCGGACCATCTGTAACAAAGTATGAAGTCTATCCGGAGGCAGGAGTGAAAGTAAGTAAGATTGTTAACCTTCACGATGACTTAGCATTAGCTCTAGCTGCCAAAGATATTCGAATCGAAGCACCAATTCCAGGCAAATCAGCTGTAGGTATTGAAGTGCCAAACGAAGAAACTGCCATGGTTACGTTGAGAGAAGTACTGGAATCGAAGAAAAATCAGGTGCAGAACAAACTTGGCTTTGCCTTAGGAAAGGATATAGCCGGTGATGCTGTTATAGCTGAGTTAAATAAAATGCCGCATATACTCGTTGCAGGTGCAACAGGAAGTGGTAAGAGTGTTTGTATTAATGGTATTATTACTAGTATTTTAATGAGGGCCAAGCCCCATGAAGTAAAAATGATGATGATTGATCCGAAAAAAGTGGAGTTGAATGTTTATAACGGAATTCCACACTTGCTGACGCCAGTCGTAACAGACCCTAAAAAAGCGTCTCGTGCATTAAAGAAAGTTGTTTCGGAAATGGAAAGAAGGTATGACTTATTTTCCGAAACAGGTACCCGAAATATTGAAGGTTATAATGAGTATGTTAAACGATATAATGCTGAGCAGGAAGAGCAGCAGCCTCAACTGCCGTATATTGTCGTCATTGTTGATGAGCTTGCTGACTTGATGATGGTTGCATCAAACGAAGTAGAGGATGCTATTACCCGATTAGCGCAAATGGCACGTGCGGCTGGTATTCACTTAATCATTGCTACCCAGCGTCCATCGGTAGATGTCATTACAGGTGTTATCAAAGCCAATATACCATCTCGAATCGCTTTTAGTGTATCTTCCCAAACGGATTCACGAACGATATTGGATTCGGGTGGTGCCGAGAAATTATTAGGACGAGGAGACATGCTCTTCATACCGGTTGGCTTATCCAAACCGGTCCGTATCCAAGGTGCCTTTCTGTCAGATGATGAAGTAGAACGAGTGGTTGATCATTGTGTCGAACAGCAAAAAGCGCAATATCAGGACGAGATGATTCCTGAAGAAGAGACAGAAGTTATGCAAGAAGTAGATGATGATGTCTATGATGATGCTGTTCAATTGGTATTAGAAATGCAGAGCGCCAGTGTATCCATGCTGCAACGTCGTTTCCGCATCGGATATACCAGGGCAGCACGCCTGATTGATGCCATGGAAGACAGAGGAATCGTTGGGCCGTATGAAGGTTCTAAACCAAGAACAGTCTTACAAAGTCAGCCAGCAGAAGATCAGCCAACCCATTCGACATAA
- the yfmF gene encoding EF-P 5-aminopentanol modification-associated protein YfmF, with the protein MTDTIEKIIPKDGYDLHLLHTKKFKTIHVSLKFTSKLTREHVTKRALLPYVLQQGTSRYPTAIQLRQHLDELYGTVLSIDSSKKGEHHILTIRLELPNEQYIAGSENLLEEAIAFLKEVIYHPKADAQAFDSNIVAREKQTLLSKIEALKEDKMSYANTRMIEEMCKEEAYHLRVHGYEEDLDQITAEDLFAYYQDILNQDHLDVFVVGDINDLQIEDRMSSLITDRKQCKIEDSPVLTTVNDQTLVESDDIQQAKLHFGYRTGITYSDPAYASLHVFNGLFGGFPSSKLFMNVREKHSLAYYAASRIESHKGLMFVFSGIAPDQYQKAKDIILEQMEDMRAGDFTDNQLAETKEMTINQLRETLDNPQGMIELHYQRVLAQSKLSPEQLLNDVKAVTREQVVQVAQKIELDMIYLLTSKEAEQNEA; encoded by the coding sequence ATGACAGATACAATCGAAAAGATTATCCCGAAAGATGGTTATGATTTACATTTACTACATACAAAGAAGTTCAAGACTATTCACGTATCACTAAAGTTCACTTCCAAATTAACGAGAGAACATGTAACCAAAAGAGCACTGTTACCTTATGTACTCCAGCAAGGAACAAGTCGCTATCCTACAGCTATCCAGCTGAGACAGCACTTAGACGAGTTGTATGGCACCGTATTGTCTATTGACAGCAGTAAAAAGGGAGAACACCACATCCTTACGATCCGTTTAGAGTTGCCAAATGAACAATATATCGCTGGATCAGAGAATTTACTTGAAGAAGCAATTGCTTTTCTTAAGGAAGTCATCTACCACCCTAAGGCAGATGCACAAGCTTTTGACTCGAACATCGTTGCAAGAGAAAAACAAACCTTATTAAGTAAAATCGAGGCTTTGAAAGAAGATAAAATGAGTTATGCAAACACACGAATGATCGAAGAAATGTGCAAAGAGGAAGCGTATCATCTGCGGGTGCATGGTTATGAAGAAGATCTGGATCAGATTACTGCGGAAGACCTTTTTGCATACTATCAGGACATTTTAAACCAGGATCATTTGGATGTATTTGTTGTCGGCGATATCAATGATTTACAGATTGAAGATCGAATGTCCTCATTGATTACAGATCGAAAGCAATGCAAGATCGAAGATAGTCCTGTTTTGACGACGGTAAATGATCAGACACTTGTAGAATCGGATGATATTCAGCAGGCAAAATTACATTTTGGTTATCGTACTGGTATTACCTACAGCGATCCGGCATATGCGTCCTTACATGTATTCAATGGTTTATTTGGCGGATTCCCGAGCTCTAAATTGTTTATGAATGTTCGGGAAAAGCACAGTCTGGCCTATTATGCAGCATCTAGAATAGAAAGTCATAAGGGCTTGATGTTTGTGTTTAGCGGAATTGCTCCGGATCAATATCAAAAGGCTAAAGACATTATTCTCGAACAAATGGAAGACATGAGAGCAGGAGATTTTACAGACAATCAACTGGCTGAAACGAAAGAAATGACTATCAATCAATTGCGTGAAACACTTGATAACCCTCAAGGGATGATTGAACTGCACTATCAACGTGTATTAGCACAATCTAAACTCTCTCCGGAACAATTATTGAACGACGTGAAGGCTGTGACGAGAGAGCAAGTAGTGCAGGTTGCACAAAAGATTGAATTAGATATGATTTACTTGTTAACAAGCAAGGAGGCAGAACAAAATGAAGCATAA
- the ymfI gene encoding elongation factor P 5-aminopentanone reductase, translating into MEKQTMITGASGEIGAAIAMKLASEGHQLFLHYNQNNAAIEELSQQLPEDCIKGVIQADLSSGDGLRNFLEQIPNEITHLVMTSGAAYYGLFQDMKDEEMDAMLHLHVTSPWKITRAIIPEMIRRKCGNIILITSIWGQQGASCEVAYSSVKGAQNTFIKALAKELGPSQIYVNGVSPGFIDTRMNHHLTDTEKQQLVEDIPLQRAGLPEDVAGAVSFLCSDQSSYIQGEVIGVNGAFS; encoded by the coding sequence ATGGAGAAACAAACAATGATCACGGGTGCCAGCGGGGAAATAGGCGCAGCTATTGCAATGAAGCTAGCTAGTGAGGGTCACCAGCTGTTCCTTCATTACAACCAGAATAATGCAGCTATCGAAGAATTGTCTCAGCAGTTACCAGAGGACTGTATAAAGGGTGTCATCCAGGCTGATTTATCAAGCGGTGACGGCTTACGCAATTTTCTGGAACAGATACCAAATGAGATTACTCACCTGGTCATGACAAGTGGTGCAGCTTATTACGGATTATTCCAGGATATGAAGGATGAGGAAATGGATGCTATGCTCCATCTCCATGTTACTTCACCTTGGAAGATTACGCGTGCGATCATACCAGAAATGATTCGACGGAAGTGTGGTAACATTATACTGATAACCTCCATTTGGGGACAACAAGGTGCCAGCTGTGAAGTGGCCTATTCTTCGGTGAAAGGCGCACAGAATACCTTTATTAAAGCTTTGGCAAAAGAATTGGGACCAAGTCAAATTTACGTGAATGGTGTCAGTCCTGGCTTTATTGACACAAGAATGAATCATCATTTAACAGACACCGAAAAACAACAACTTGTCGAGGATATACCGCTGCAGAGAGCTGGTCTGCCGGAAGATGTTGCCGGAGCAGTCAGCTTCTTATGCAGTGATCAATCTTCTTATATTCAAGGAGAAGTAATAGGTGTGAACGGTGCATTTAGTTAG
- a CDS encoding YlzJ-like family protein, translating to MILYTPLSYEDIHLTEADYQQYELVTYQMRPCYAERLENGDLRLIQLLSTDPSDYLHEQFQPGKIISTS from the coding sequence GTGATTCTATACACACCACTTTCCTATGAAGATATACATCTGACAGAGGCTGATTATCAACAGTATGAACTTGTTACTTATCAGATGCGGCCATGCTATGCAGAACGATTGGAAAACGGAGATCTTCGACTTATCCAATTATTATCTACCGATCCCAGCGATTATCTGCATGAACAATTCCAACCAGGTAAAATAATTTCAACAAGCTAA